A region of Paenibacillus sp. 37 DNA encodes the following proteins:
- a CDS encoding sensor histidine kinase produces MKKPNWKSWLPQRLRYRLFGAFVVLILLPFSALNVYNYQQIESLVEQKISEQSHEQLVQMYRSLEDQMSIAFKTLIFLEQDSAVRSVLTSPDSRTPLENKSLVEEKFKMINNSFFLYNPSVYFTLLDFHDSVYTSYLPKKALTYGPYLEQFRERLGEITIPKGGTDTHSLQPEELFYRWDARDSNPVLRELSSSPYLLSLYAYMKDSGGKRYGLARISIDYSYWFQTMLKDSQTNQEYYLITGSGETIASSSKTSVLSPEVTREIALHPAQAYLTDPASDTLINYVYIESLDWYMVNRIPLSILFTEISELKQRYFLTFFGFTGAFVVMAFMISATFTRPLSHLQNKMREVVRKNLKIRIPEGRSRGEVLELTRTFNTMLDDANQMINRLKAEERQKEAVHFHMLLAQMNPHFLLNTLNTMKWSAIRSGNEEISEMCVSLGKLLEVSLNSQVELVYLKDEIELVQAYLHIQRIRYRDSFEVTCEFDDKLEYALVPKLSLQPLVENAIHHGVGPLEHLGQIRIGIYRQDTGKLMLEVADNGIGMEESRRLQMTRTRPGIGLSNLKERLRLLFKGQSELEVIDTKPGTLVRFSIPFLLSTPYVQKRSD; encoded by the coding sequence ATGAAGAAGCCAAATTGGAAAAGTTGGTTGCCGCAGCGGCTCAGATACCGCCTGTTCGGTGCATTTGTGGTGTTGATTCTTTTGCCGTTCAGTGCATTGAATGTCTACAATTATCAGCAGATTGAATCCCTGGTCGAGCAGAAAATCAGTGAGCAGAGCCATGAGCAACTAGTCCAGATGTACCGCTCTTTGGAGGACCAGATGAGCATTGCCTTCAAAACGCTCATTTTTCTGGAACAGGATTCCGCGGTAAGAAGTGTGCTAACCTCCCCGGACAGTCGTACGCCGCTTGAGAACAAGTCGCTGGTAGAAGAAAAGTTCAAAATGATCAACAACAGTTTCTTCCTATATAACCCTTCGGTGTACTTTACCTTGCTGGATTTTCATGATAGCGTTTACACTTCGTATTTGCCCAAAAAAGCACTGACTTATGGCCCCTATCTGGAACAATTCCGCGAACGTTTGGGGGAAATAACCATTCCAAAAGGCGGTACGGATACACACTCGCTTCAACCGGAAGAACTTTTCTACCGCTGGGATGCACGGGATTCTAACCCTGTGCTCCGAGAGTTATCCTCCAGCCCATATCTGTTGTCGCTGTATGCTTACATGAAAGATAGCGGCGGCAAGCGATACGGGCTGGCACGAATTAGCATTGATTATTCCTACTGGTTCCAGACCATGCTGAAGGATTCCCAGACTAACCAGGAGTATTACCTTATTACAGGTAGTGGAGAGACCATCGCCAGTTCATCCAAAACATCGGTGCTTTCCCCGGAGGTTACGCGTGAAATAGCTCTTCATCCGGCACAGGCTTATCTGACTGATCCAGCCTCGGATACGCTGATTAACTACGTGTACATTGAATCACTGGACTGGTATATGGTGAATCGCATTCCGCTGTCCATTCTGTTTACAGAGATATCCGAGCTTAAACAACGTTACTTTCTGACCTTTTTTGGCTTCACAGGAGCATTTGTAGTGATGGCTTTTATGATCTCGGCAACGTTCACGCGCCCCTTGTCGCACTTACAGAATAAGATGAGGGAGGTTGTCCGCAAAAACCTCAAGATTCGTATTCCCGAAGGCCGCAGCCGTGGGGAAGTACTGGAACTGACACGTACGTTCAATACGATGCTGGATGATGCCAATCAGATGATCAACAGACTCAAGGCGGAGGAACGCCAGAAGGAAGCGGTACATTTTCATATGCTCCTCGCCCAGATGAATCCGCACTTTCTCCTGAATACATTGAATACAATGAAATGGAGCGCGATCCGCAGCGGGAATGAAGAGATCTCCGAGATGTGTGTTTCCTTGGGCAAATTACTGGAGGTTAGCCTGAATTCACAGGTCGAATTGGTATACCTGAAGGACGAGATTGAGTTGGTTCAAGCCTACCTTCATATTCAGCGGATTCGTTACCGCGATAGCTTTGAGGTGACTTGTGAATTTGACGATAAACTGGAATATGCGCTGGTGCCCAAGCTGAGCTTGCAGCCACTGGTGGAGAATGCCATTCACCACGGTGTCGGGCCACTGGAACATCTTGGTCAGATCCGCATCGGAATTTATAGGCAAGACACCGGAAAGCTGATGCTGGAGGTGGCAGACAACGGAATTGGAATGGAGGAATCCCGGCGTTTGCAAATGACCCGCACACGTCCGGGGATCGGCCTGTCTAACCTTAAGGAACGATTGCGGTTATTGTTCAAAGGCCAAAGTGAACTTGAAGTGATTGATACCAAGCCGGGGACATTAGTGAGGTTCAGCATTCCTTTTTTATTGTCGACGCCTTACGTACAGAAGCGATCAGACTAG
- a CDS encoding helix-turn-helix domain-containing protein, translating into MWKVLLVEDEVFVRESVREIISWEELGFTVIGESGNGTEALAMIIQDTPDLVLTDIVMPGMDGLELLKQTRQAGLKTKFVMLTCMGEFEYVRRAMEYGASNYILKLSMSVNSLRDTLRKVSAELGASTEARTETDHHQVPPSTPVLTSTPVSPDSLTVSSAPPSDTDLPFTPVREPIVKHPEISKIIHYIGQHYDQDITVKSMSRYVMMGENYVSALFKKKTGHTLIHYLHGVRMEKAAEYLRETDLPVQEIGYRVGFGSDNYFIKIFKRWTGCTPSQYRHRS; encoded by the coding sequence ATGTGGAAAGTATTACTTGTGGAAGATGAGGTATTTGTACGTGAGTCGGTGAGAGAGATTATTTCCTGGGAAGAGCTGGGCTTCACGGTCATCGGGGAATCCGGTAATGGGACCGAAGCGCTGGCGATGATTATACAGGATACACCGGATCTGGTACTGACCGATATTGTCATGCCAGGTATGGATGGTCTGGAATTACTCAAACAGACCCGTCAGGCCGGGTTAAAAACCAAGTTTGTCATGCTCACCTGTATGGGGGAGTTCGAATATGTACGCCGGGCAATGGAATACGGGGCTTCCAATTATATTCTGAAGCTGTCGATGAGTGTGAATTCACTGCGTGATACACTCCGTAAAGTAAGTGCAGAACTGGGAGCTTCGACTGAAGCCCGGACAGAGACAGATCATCATCAAGTGCCACCTTCCACACCGGTTCTCACATCAACGCCTGTTTCGCCTGATTCTCTTACGGTCTCTTCTGCGCCCCCGTCTGATACGGATCTTCCATTTACACCTGTTCGTGAGCCGATTGTGAAACATCCGGAGATTAGCAAAATAATTCATTATATCGGGCAGCATTACGACCAGGACATTACCGTCAAATCCATGTCACGATATGTGATGATGGGTGAGAATTATGTGAGTGCTTTGTTCAAAAAGAAAACCGGCCATACCCTGATTCACTACTTGCACGGGGTACGGATGGAGAAAGCGGCTGAATACTTGCGTGAGACGGATCTTCCTGTACAGGAGATTGGTTACCGGGTAGGATTCGGAAGCGATAATTATTTTATCAAAATATTCAAGCGTTGGACCGGTTGCACGCCCAGCCAGTATCGTCATCGTTCGTGA
- a CDS encoding ABC transporter substrate-binding protein: MRIKKGLTGLIVGALMLGLLAGCVGKNETNGGDNGGGAAGGKVKLTMWGAVPPENGPQEVVDTWNAEHPDIQVEYVRFVNDDDGNLKLDTALSTGQNVDLYVNYTLTNLDKRIKGGTALDLGEFTDYNIDEKMGEDAASWKVDGKYYGMPTKKNAAFFALNMKALDQAGLSVPKAWTWDEAREYALKLKASGFKYGLVQHTASYVDPLDSVLVKNGYVKADGTSNLDDPLVTKWLETLNGMMKEDATTPPLGEQLTSKMPVENMFLGGESAMINIGEWLIRTSNNMTEFPRDWKIAFAPVPRLAAQEADMVKSGGLGDFIAINSKSKNKEAAWEFLKWYADGGMMPMAAGGRLPSSNAVDQQTAIDHLLGDYADSYDKESLEFVLYGDETPTFVRSIAQEVVDLRAQEYEKFFLGNQTAEVTVQNMVKRHNDWLKQNQ; the protein is encoded by the coding sequence ATGAGAATCAAAAAAGGATTAACGGGATTAATCGTAGGTGCGCTGATGCTGGGCTTGCTTGCCGGCTGTGTTGGTAAAAATGAGACGAACGGTGGGGATAACGGAGGTGGAGCGGCAGGGGGAAAAGTGAAGCTCACCATGTGGGGCGCGGTGCCGCCCGAGAATGGTCCACAGGAAGTCGTGGATACCTGGAATGCGGAGCATCCTGATATTCAGGTGGAATATGTGCGGTTTGTGAATGATGATGATGGCAACCTGAAGCTGGATACGGCGCTGTCCACCGGGCAGAACGTTGATTTATATGTCAATTACACTCTCACAAATCTGGATAAACGCATCAAGGGTGGGACAGCACTGGATCTGGGTGAGTTCACTGATTACAACATTGATGAGAAAATGGGTGAAGATGCGGCTTCCTGGAAAGTGGACGGAAAATATTACGGGATGCCAACCAAGAAAAACGCTGCCTTTTTCGCACTAAATATGAAAGCGCTTGATCAGGCCGGACTGAGTGTTCCAAAAGCCTGGACTTGGGATGAAGCCCGTGAATATGCACTTAAGCTGAAGGCTTCTGGCTTCAAGTACGGATTGGTGCAGCATACCGCTTCCTATGTAGACCCGCTCGATTCCGTTCTGGTGAAGAACGGTTATGTTAAGGCAGACGGCACTTCCAACCTCGATGATCCACTTGTTACCAAATGGCTGGAGACATTGAACGGAATGATGAAGGAGGATGCAACCACCCCTCCGCTCGGAGAGCAGCTGACTTCCAAAATGCCAGTGGAAAACATGTTCCTTGGCGGTGAGTCTGCCATGATTAACATCGGCGAATGGCTGATCCGTACATCAAACAATATGACCGAGTTCCCGCGGGATTGGAAAATCGCCTTTGCCCCTGTACCGAGACTGGCTGCACAAGAAGCAGATATGGTGAAGAGTGGAGGACTTGGTGACTTTATTGCGATCAATTCCAAGTCAAAAAATAAAGAAGCCGCATGGGAGTTCCTGAAATGGTACGCCGATGGGGGAATGATGCCGATGGCTGCGGGTGGACGGTTGCCTTCCTCGAATGCGGTTGATCAACAGACTGCCATTGATCATCTGCTGGGCGATTATGCCGATTCTTATGATAAGGAGTCACTGGAATTTGTGTTGTATGGTGACGAGACACCTACGTTTGTCCGCAGCATTGCGCAGGAAGTGGTTGATCTTCGTGCACAGGAGTATGAAAAGTTCTTCCTCGGTAACCAGACTGCCGAAGTTACGGTACAGAACATGGTCAAACGTCATAATGACTGGCTGAAGCAGAATCAATAG
- a CDS encoding carbohydrate ABC transporter permease, with translation MHKSWMKRQSRLGYLFIGPNMIGVLLFFIIPAVYSFYLMFTDYKFMSPETHFVGLDNIRRMLNDDLFGVALRNTFVFLLAVPVSMGLAFIVAVALNKSVYWQKTLRALYFMPYITSGVAIAFVWMLLFQPTSGPINGFLRGIGIANPPGWLSTTEWSMYAIDIIWIWFMLGYNMIIYLAALQEIPEELVEAAKIDGARPWQTIRQVIWPLVSPTTFLLLITGLIMTIKNFGIIQAITQGGPGNSTTVLSLFIYQNAFRYYEMGYAAAISWALFAIIMVFTVMQWLGQKRWVHY, from the coding sequence ATGCATAAATCCTGGATGAAACGGCAGAGCAGGCTCGGGTATTTGTTTATTGGGCCCAATATGATTGGTGTGCTGTTGTTTTTTATTATACCGGCTGTCTATTCATTCTATCTCATGTTCACCGATTACAAATTCATGAGCCCTGAGACACATTTTGTGGGGCTGGACAATATCCGCCGAATGTTGAATGATGATCTGTTTGGCGTGGCGCTGCGAAATACATTTGTATTTCTGTTAGCGGTTCCGGTATCGATGGGGTTGGCTTTTATCGTGGCGGTGGCGCTGAACAAGTCGGTGTACTGGCAAAAAACGCTGCGTGCTCTCTATTTCATGCCCTATATCACCAGCGGTGTTGCCATCGCCTTTGTCTGGATGCTGCTGTTCCAGCCAACGTCGGGGCCAATTAATGGTTTCTTGCGCGGAATCGGTATTGCGAACCCACCCGGATGGTTATCAACAACCGAGTGGTCCATGTATGCGATCGATATCATCTGGATTTGGTTCATGCTGGGGTACAACATGATTATTTATTTAGCAGCTCTGCAGGAGATCCCGGAGGAATTAGTTGAGGCCGCTAAGATTGATGGAGCCCGCCCTTGGCAGACCATTCGTCAAGTGATTTGGCCGCTTGTGAGCCCAACGACCTTTTTGCTGCTGATTACAGGACTGATTATGACGATCAAAAACTTTGGTATTATTCAGGCGATTACTCAGGGTGGGCCGGGAAACAGTACAACGGTGTTGTCGCTGTTTATCTACCAGAATGCCTTCCGATATTACGAGATGGGATATGCTGCTGCCATTAGCTGGGCGCTCTTTGCCATCATCATGGTCTTCACAGTAATGCAGTGGCTCGGACAGAAACGTTGGGTTCACTATTAA
- a CDS encoding carbohydrate ABC transporter permease: MEKPIATNAKPTAPHVPKGKVRMESLTQIRKIILTILMSGFALLMIMPFIWMISTSFKSPADVFTYPIQWIPSSLNWEHHIKVWSGADTFATYYLNSLKISLISTIGAVFLSAFAAYGFARIQFKGRETLFLIYLSMMMVPPQVLFVPKFLMFEWVGIYNTHWALILPGMFTIFGVFMLRQFFLSVPSEISEAAFIDGAGHLRIFFRLILPLAKPALATLAIIDFSWHWNDYENALVFLIDKDLYTVPLGLQNFILENNVDYNGMMAAATAGIIPMIIVFLVGQHYIIQGVAGSAVKG, from the coding sequence ATGGAGAAACCAATTGCCACGAACGCGAAGCCCACAGCTCCGCATGTACCTAAAGGTAAAGTCCGCATGGAGTCCTTGACCCAGATTCGAAAAATCATACTGACAATTCTGATGTCCGGGTTTGCTTTGCTGATGATTATGCCGTTTATCTGGATGATTAGCACGTCGTTCAAATCTCCTGCGGACGTATTCACCTATCCCATCCAATGGATACCCTCCAGCCTGAACTGGGAGCATCACATTAAGGTCTGGAGCGGAGCGGATACCTTTGCCACCTATTATCTGAACTCGTTGAAAATATCACTAATTAGCACGATCGGAGCTGTGTTTCTCTCGGCGTTTGCAGCTTATGGCTTCGCAAGGATTCAATTCAAAGGACGGGAGACACTGTTCCTCATCTATCTCTCGATGATGATGGTGCCTCCGCAGGTGCTCTTTGTGCCCAAGTTCCTCATGTTCGAATGGGTCGGCATCTATAATACGCATTGGGCCTTGATTCTGCCCGGAATGTTCACGATCTTTGGGGTGTTTATGCTGCGGCAATTCTTCCTGTCGGTGCCATCAGAGATTTCGGAAGCGGCGTTCATCGACGGTGCCGGTCACCTGCGCATATTTTTCAGGCTGATTCTACCCTTGGCGAAGCCAGCGCTGGCTACACTTGCGATCATTGATTTCTCCTGGCACTGGAATGACTATGAGAATGCGCTTGTGTTCCTCATCGACAAAGACCTGTATACCGTGCCGCTCGGACTGCAGAACTTTATTCTGGAGAACAATGTGGATTACAACGGCATGATGGCCGCTGCCACGGCAGGCATTATTCCGATGATCATCGTTTTCCTCGTGGGTCAGCATTATATTATCCAGGGCGTGGCCGGAAGTGCCGTGAAGGGCTGA
- a CDS encoding glutathione peroxidase yields the protein MPTIYDFTVTRTSGERFPLYQYEGKPVLIVNTASKCKYTHQFDDMQKLYDQYKDQGLQIIGFPCNQFAEQEPGSSSEAESFCQINYGVKFPMFSKLDVNGEGAHPLYDFLKKSGPFAGFDETDIQAKLLKLMVSDKAPEWLHGDAIKWNFTKFLIDAEGRVVRRFEPIDSIDEIQESIKQLL from the coding sequence ATGCCAACCATCTACGACTTTACCGTAACCAGAACCAGTGGAGAGCGTTTCCCACTCTATCAATATGAAGGAAAACCTGTGCTCATCGTAAACACGGCAAGTAAATGTAAATATACGCACCAGTTTGATGACATGCAGAAGCTGTATGACCAGTACAAGGATCAAGGACTTCAGATTATTGGTTTCCCATGCAACCAGTTTGCAGAGCAAGAGCCTGGAAGCAGTTCGGAAGCAGAATCCTTCTGCCAGATTAACTATGGTGTGAAATTTCCGATGTTCTCCAAATTGGACGTGAATGGAGAAGGGGCGCACCCTCTCTACGACTTTTTGAAAAAATCAGGGCCTTTTGCTGGCTTTGATGAAACCGATATACAGGCCAAACTATTGAAATTGATGGTGTCCGATAAAGCACCAGAATGGTTACATGGAGATGCAATCAAATGGAATTTCACGAAATTCCTGATTGATGCAGAGGGTCGTGTGGTCAGACGCTTCGAACCTATCGATTCCATCGATGAGATTCAAGAGAGTATTAAACAGCTTCTATAA
- a CDS encoding AraC family transcriptional regulator, whose protein sequence is MNVPSMMQFSASLEYSYRSTSTFNPGKSDGFHSHPHYEIYYFHDGECTYIIGDRVYNLEPGDLVLMHGLTLHRPHPKPGSAYERSTLHFDPSAIRSSLHPDRMVEVLRPFEELRNCRVNLKGDNRSEFEALLHDLHRLSQSQSNFRQERMNVRLCDLLYFVAEICQGDVQEQLPSSERERHVQHIIRYVDTHYMKDIGLDDLALELHLSKPYLAGMFKEMTGLTIFKYLYDRRINQAKLLFQFQPEITVTEASRLSGFKRLSHFSRMFKQSVGCSPDLYRTQLHRQS, encoded by the coding sequence ATGAATGTGCCGAGCATGATGCAATTTAGTGCTTCACTGGAGTATAGTTACCGATCCACCAGCACGTTTAACCCAGGCAAGTCAGATGGATTCCATTCACATCCACATTATGAGATTTATTATTTTCATGACGGAGAATGTACCTATATCATAGGAGATCGGGTATATAACCTGGAGCCGGGTGATCTGGTGTTAATGCATGGCTTGACCCTTCACCGACCACATCCGAAGCCAGGCAGTGCTTACGAGCGAAGCACACTGCATTTTGATCCGTCTGCCATTCGCAGCAGCCTGCATCCGGACCGTATGGTTGAGGTCCTGAGACCATTTGAAGAACTCAGAAACTGTCGGGTCAATCTGAAGGGAGATAATCGCTCTGAATTTGAAGCTCTATTGCATGATCTTCATCGTCTGTCTCAAAGTCAGAGCAATTTCAGGCAAGAGCGAATGAATGTCAGACTGTGTGATCTGTTGTATTTTGTAGCAGAGATCTGCCAGGGTGATGTCCAGGAACAACTTCCCTCATCGGAGAGGGAGCGGCATGTCCAACACATTATTCGTTATGTGGATACGCATTATATGAAGGACATTGGTCTGGATGATCTGGCACTGGAATTACATCTATCCAAACCGTATCTGGCAGGCATGTTTAAGGAAATGACAGGTTTGACAATATTCAAATACCTGTATGACCGTCGCATCAATCAGGCGAAGCTTTTGTTTCAGTTCCAGCCTGAGATCACCGTGACAGAAGCAAGTCGATTGTCCGGTTTCAAACGCCTTTCGCATTTTAGTCGGATGTTCAAACAAAGTGTGGGATGTTCGCCTGATCTGTACCGTACCCAATTGCATCGCCAATCATAG
- a CDS encoding nitroreductase family protein: protein MTTFFDALKNRRSYYGISKESTISDAKIQEIVEEAVKYTPTSFNSQTSRAVVLLGEQHDKLWNHTEEILREVVGNEEAFKSTAEKMTGFRSGYGTVLFFEDNNAIAQLQQNFAAYADNFPIWANQSNGMLQLVIWTALEQEGLGASLQHYNPLIDEKVKQEWNIPENWRLIAQMPFGKPTAAPGEKEFQPIEERVKVHK from the coding sequence ATGACAACTTTTTTTGATGCGTTGAAAAACAGAAGATCTTATTATGGAATCAGCAAGGAATCTACAATTTCGGATGCTAAAATCCAGGAAATCGTAGAAGAAGCGGTGAAATATACACCAACTTCCTTTAACTCACAAACATCCCGTGCCGTTGTATTGCTCGGTGAACAACATGATAAATTGTGGAATCACACAGAAGAAATTTTGCGTGAAGTAGTAGGCAATGAAGAAGCTTTCAAATCCACAGCAGAAAAAATGACTGGATTCCGCAGCGGATATGGTACGGTTCTCTTCTTCGAAGATAACAATGCGATCGCACAGCTTCAACAAAATTTTGCAGCTTATGCAGATAACTTCCCAATCTGGGCTAACCAATCCAACGGTATGTTGCAACTGGTAATCTGGACTGCTCTGGAACAAGAAGGTCTGGGTGCATCTTTGCAGCACTACAACCCGTTGATTGACGAGAAAGTGAAGCAAGAATGGAACATTCCTGAGAACTGGAGATTGATCGCTCAAATGCCATTTGGTAAACCAACGGCAGCACCGGGTGAGAAAGAATTCCAACCAATTGAAGAGCGCGTAAAAGTACACAAATAA
- a CDS encoding S-layer homology domain-containing protein, which translates to MNNRLKDITNQRIWKMALCGLLTLGSVAGYGSTVQAATVQQQFQDTRTSYAKDAITHLVNKGIAAGTSETTFEPKKAVTRAEFATFAVRLLGLKPVKNNINPYQDINMNAWYYGNVAAMTNLFILEGKGQGTFQPNASITREEAAALLVRMLKQQPVETSLLSSTYFDAADISDWARPYVQTVYQLGLMRGSGGVFRPHDQVTREEAAVMLDAILQKKTWSEQLQRGDELGVQLGWQYNSTTAEFKKQVEQSEVNTLVPRWFFLNSSMKVTDHADPALISWASATGRQLWPLLGNRSDSALTHQMLSSSANRAAVISQVAAYVKTYKLDGINVDFENVDPADREGLTAFVTSLTATLHALGAVVSVDVSPDLGTDWTDAFDYAKLGAVSDYMVLMGYEEHWSGDPKAGSVASLPWVEKALDTMLSEVVRAKTILALPLYTRDWSSVNPATSSWDITLADQGMRAHATGSVRRWDASLVQYIIGYNSNGKPRYIWAEDSRSLSAKVLMSEQRQIAGLAYWYMGGETADVWNAISNASRFESYNF; encoded by the coding sequence GTGAATAATAGATTAAAAGACATAACGAACCAACGGATATGGAAAATGGCTTTATGCGGGTTATTAACCCTTGGATCGGTGGCTGGATACGGCTCTACTGTTCAGGCTGCAACCGTGCAGCAACAGTTTCAGGATACACGCACCAGTTATGCGAAGGATGCCATTACACATCTGGTGAACAAAGGCATTGCTGCCGGTACGTCAGAGACTACGTTTGAACCGAAGAAAGCTGTTACTCGTGCAGAATTTGCGACGTTTGCGGTGAGATTACTAGGTTTAAAGCCCGTTAAAAATAATATAAATCCCTATCAGGATATAAACATGAATGCTTGGTATTACGGCAACGTTGCTGCCATGACGAATCTTTTTATTCTGGAGGGTAAGGGTCAGGGAACGTTCCAGCCTAATGCCTCCATTACGCGCGAAGAAGCGGCTGCCCTTCTTGTTCGAATGTTGAAACAACAACCCGTAGAGACCTCGCTCTTATCTTCAACGTATTTTGACGCAGCGGATATCTCGGACTGGGCACGTCCATATGTTCAGACGGTATATCAACTTGGACTAATGCGGGGAAGTGGAGGCGTGTTCCGACCACATGACCAGGTAACGCGAGAAGAAGCAGCCGTAATGCTCGATGCCATTTTACAAAAGAAAACATGGTCTGAGCAGTTACAACGTGGGGATGAACTTGGCGTTCAGTTGGGCTGGCAATATAACTCCACTACAGCTGAATTCAAGAAACAAGTGGAACAGTCTGAAGTGAATACACTCGTCCCACGCTGGTTTTTCCTGAACAGCAGTATGAAAGTAACGGATCACGCAGACCCGGCATTGATCTCCTGGGCATCCGCCACCGGCAGGCAGCTATGGCCATTACTTGGGAATCGTTCCGATTCGGCACTTACGCATCAGATGTTATCCAGCTCAGCCAACCGAGCGGCAGTGATCTCACAGGTAGCCGCTTATGTCAAAACCTATAAACTGGACGGCATTAATGTGGACTTTGAGAATGTTGATCCGGCGGATCGTGAAGGGCTGACGGCATTTGTCACCTCTTTGACGGCTACGTTGCACGCACTCGGTGCTGTGGTGTCCGTGGACGTTTCGCCAGACCTGGGTACTGATTGGACGGATGCATTTGATTATGCCAAACTGGGCGCTGTATCGGATTATATGGTGCTGATGGGATACGAGGAACACTGGAGCGGTGATCCGAAAGCAGGATCAGTGGCTTCTCTTCCATGGGTGGAAAAGGCTTTGGATACCATGCTCTCCGAGGTGGTACGTGCTAAAACAATTTTGGCCCTTCCGCTGTATACACGAGACTGGTCTTCAGTGAATCCAGCAACCAGCTCTTGGGACATTACATTGGCAGACCAGGGAATGCGTGCGCATGCTACGGGATCTGTAAGACGATGGGATGCAAGTCTGGTTCAATATATTATCGGGTACAACAGTAATGGTAAGCCAAGATATATATGGGCAGAGGATAGTCGTTCGTTATCAGCCAAAGTGTTAATGAGTGAGCAACGGCAAATCGCTGGACTGGCTTACTGGTATATGGGCGGCGAAACAGCCGATGTATGGAACGCCATTTCGAATGCTTCGCGATTTGAATCGTATAACTTCTAA
- a CDS encoding NAD(P)/FAD-dependent oxidoreductase: MREVDCIIVGGGLAGLQAAIQLGRYSAHQVLVIDAGEGRSTLCRTYHNILGFPDGVSGEELRERGRMQAERTGVSFEKDRIVKAERHGEKIQLFGTSGTEYRSKTVLLATGLTDRVPDIPGLTPTLGRTVYVCPDCDGYEIQDQRTVLLGSGEPGANMAMILIQRTNDLLYINHEQAPISAELHRSMKEAGVRYLEAAVQEVQQIEDGHITGVLTEDGQIFESERGFIAFGGNRVHYELAEQLGAVIADNKHVEADPRSLQAATNVWIAGDLGLHAEQATVAMGEGSIAAIWIHKALQQMTKDSR, encoded by the coding sequence ATGCGAGAGGTTGATTGCATAATTGTAGGTGGAGGGCTCGCAGGGCTTCAGGCAGCCATTCAGCTTGGACGTTATTCAGCTCATCAGGTGTTGGTAATCGACGCGGGAGAAGGCAGATCGACGTTGTGCCGGACTTATCATAATATCCTCGGTTTCCCCGATGGGGTATCCGGTGAAGAGCTTAGAGAACGAGGCAGGATGCAGGCAGAGCGGACCGGTGTATCTTTTGAGAAAGACCGTATTGTTAAAGCAGAACGTCATGGAGAGAAGATCCAATTGTTCGGTACTTCAGGAACTGAATATAGGAGCAAAACCGTGTTATTGGCAACGGGGCTCACGGATAGAGTTCCGGACATTCCGGGACTAACCCCTACGCTGGGTCGAACAGTGTATGTCTGCCCTGATTGCGATGGTTATGAGATTCAGGATCAACGTACGGTACTATTGGGATCTGGCGAACCAGGTGCCAATATGGCGATGATATTAATTCAGCGTACGAATGATCTGTTATATATCAATCATGAGCAGGCTCCCATATCTGCAGAGCTGCATCGCAGCATGAAAGAGGCGGGAGTTCGTTATCTGGAAGCGGCTGTCCAGGAAGTACAACAGATTGAGGATGGCCATATCACCGGTGTTCTGACCGAGGATGGACAGATCTTTGAGTCGGAGCGTGGATTTATCGCATTTGGAGGCAATCGTGTACACTATGAACTGGCGGAGCAGCTGGGAGCTGTAATCGCAGATAATAAACATGTGGAAGCTGATCCGCGCAGCTTGCAGGCAGCGACGAATGTGTGGATTGCCGGGGATCTGGGCCTGCACGCAGAACAAGCAACCGTTGCGATGGGTGAAGGTTCCATTGCCGCGATCTGGATTCATAAGGCGTTACAGCAGATGACAAAGGATTCACGTTGA
- a CDS encoding DUF3243 domain-containing protein produces the protein MNEENHVIHKDGQVSTDKVDNAIEKIAPEEREQILQNFDAFKEYLGKRIAMGESIGLSEEQMAKIAQKVADHLAANEEPRNREEKLLQELWNVGKEDERHMLAHMLVRLAQDSTTNH, from the coding sequence ATGAATGAAGAAAATCATGTAATCCATAAAGATGGTCAGGTTTCAACGGACAAGGTGGACAATGCAATCGAAAAGATTGCACCGGAAGAGAGAGAACAGATTTTACAAAACTTTGATGCATTCAAAGAATACTTGGGTAAACGAATTGCGATGGGCGAGTCTATCGGATTAAGTGAAGAACAGATGGCTAAAATTGCCCAGAAAGTAGCTGACCATCTGGCTGCGAACGAAGAGCCTCGTAACCGTGAAGAAAAACTGCTTCAGGAGCTGTGGAATGTCGGCAAGGAAGATGAACGTCACATGCTGGCTCATATGCTCGTTCGTTTGGCACAAGACTCCACAACCAATCATTAA